In one Dehalogenimonas formicexedens genomic region, the following are encoded:
- a CDS encoding adenosylcobinamide amidohydrolase, producing MVNPNFGPSVMVTGTAEAGVFPGGSTEIVTHRAWNTDANTLVIRFDEPHASLSGDGGYRRIKLVCNSYMPKDLCDHLHFHDLSYDNYLKDLVKVIADRYGVPTREVTTLATGVDMKDMSQASESFQNFWVHSWVTAGFRHNAMRAGVDKACGTEVEGKYQPCGTINIVLTTNARLSLGTMASSFITATEAKDVALQDLGIHSSFNPTLQATGTGTDQIIVVSGSEFKCRYAGGHTKLGELMASTVTKACKIAFGKQLAKDPNYHLEGGLKK from the coding sequence ATGGTAAACCCCAATTTCGGACCTTCAGTGATGGTTACTGGTACCGCCGAGGCAGGTGTTTTTCCTGGTGGCTCAACCGAAATTGTAACCCACCGAGCCTGGAATACCGATGCCAACACTCTGGTGATACGGTTTGATGAACCGCACGCGTCCCTCTCGGGTGATGGGGGATATCGGCGCATTAAACTTGTCTGCAACTCCTATATGCCCAAAGATCTGTGCGATCACCTACATTTTCATGACCTGAGCTACGATAACTACCTGAAGGATCTGGTAAAAGTGATCGCTGATCGTTACGGTGTGCCCACCAGGGAAGTCACGACGCTGGCCACCGGGGTGGACATGAAAGACATGTCACAGGCCTCCGAGAGTTTTCAGAACTTTTGGGTACATTCCTGGGTCACCGCGGGTTTCCGCCACAATGCTATGCGGGCTGGAGTAGACAAAGCCTGCGGTACAGAGGTAGAAGGCAAATATCAGCCGTGCGGTACGATCAATATCGTTCTAACCACCAACGCCAGACTATCCCTGGGAACTATGGCATCGAGTTTTATTACGGCCACCGAAGCCAAAGACGTCGCCTTGCAGGATTTGGGTATCCATAGTTCATTCAATCCCACCCTCCAGGCAACCGGCACCGGCACCGACCAGATAATTGTTGTTTCGGGCAGCGAATTCAAATGCCGGTACGCCGGCGGCCACACCAAACTAGGGGAACTTATGGCCAGCACGGTTACCAAGGCCTGTAAAATAGCCTTTGGAAAACAACTGGCCAAGGACCCCAACTATCATCTGGAAGGCGGTCTGAAAAAATAA
- a CDS encoding cysteine desulfurase family protein has protein sequence MIYLDHAAGTAVDPEAVAAMLPYFYYDYGNPSSIHPLGRRAREAVERAREQVAQLINCQPNEVIFTSGGTEADNLAILGVAGANVSKGRHVITSQIEHHAVLEACRNLERNGFEVTYLEVDPFGIVAPENVRDAIRPDTILVSIMTANNVIGTIEPVAEIGAICQKLGVLFHTDAVQAVGHLPIDVERSDIDLMSLSAHKFYGPKGVGALYARGSVALSPIIFGGGQEEGLRSGTENVPAIVGMGAAAEIARYESAGEEFCLRKMSRDLIAGIMTSVPGSRLNGHPDKRLPGNVNVSIEGMEGEYLSGELAKRGICVSTGSACSSATHEAPYVLLATGLDRDLANCSIRLSLGKHTTDEDIKRAVQTLSEIVQKVRAESEVYSRW, from the coding sequence GTGATCTATCTTGATCATGCCGCCGGAACGGCTGTCGATCCTGAGGCGGTGGCAGCGATGCTACCGTATTTTTACTATGATTACGGCAATCCGTCTTCGATTCATCCCTTGGGCCGCCGGGCCAGGGAAGCGGTCGAGAGGGCGCGGGAACAAGTTGCCCAGCTCATTAACTGCCAACCAAACGAAGTTATTTTCACCAGCGGCGGCACTGAGGCAGATAATCTGGCCATTTTGGGTGTGGCGGGAGCCAACGTATCTAAGGGGCGGCATGTCATCACTTCACAAATCGAGCACCATGCTGTGCTAGAAGCCTGCCGGAATCTTGAGCGAAACGGATTTGAAGTGACCTATCTTGAGGTCGATCCTTTCGGAATAGTGGCTCCCGAAAACGTCAGGGATGCGATCAGGCCAGACACCATCCTTGTCAGTATCATGACTGCCAACAACGTCATCGGCACGATCGAGCCGGTAGCTGAGATTGGCGCCATCTGTCAGAAACTTGGGGTCCTGTTTCACACCGATGCCGTCCAGGCAGTAGGGCATCTTCCTATCGATGTCGAGAGAAGTGATATCGACCTGATGTCGCTGTCCGCCCATAAGTTTTACGGCCCGAAGGGCGTTGGCGCCCTGTATGCCCGGGGAAGCGTGGCGCTGTCGCCGATTATTTTCGGAGGTGGTCAGGAGGAAGGGCTCCGATCGGGTACCGAAAATGTCCCGGCGATCGTAGGCATGGGCGCCGCTGCCGAGATCGCCAGGTATGAATCAGCCGGAGAGGAATTTTGCCTTAGAAAGATGAGCCGGGATCTTATAGCCGGGATCATGACTTCTGTTCCCGGCTCGCGCCTTAACGGCCATCCCGATAAGCGTCTGCCCGGAAATGTGAATGTCAGCATTGAGGGCATGGAGGGAGAGTATCTCTCGGGGGAACTAGCCAAGCGAGGCATCTGCGTGTCCACAGGATCGGCCTGCAGCTCGGCGACACACGAAGCCCCATATGTGCTCCTGGCAACCGGGCTCGACCGTGATTTGGCCAACTGTTCCATAAGATTATCGCTGGGCAAACACACTACGGACGAGGATATCAAAAGGGCAGTGCAGACGCTTTCCGAAATTGTCCAAAAAGTGCGGGCTGAATCAGAGGTTTATTCGCGATGGTAA
- the cbiB gene encoding adenosylcobinamide-phosphate synthase CbiB: MSYDIWILLGAVLLDLVIAEPPAAVHLTVWIGRAISVVEKIGLGIKNHTLQFVFGMFASLILIAFFGGITYWLLSLLKGLNIVLYLLIGVIILKPTFCLKFNGQMSLLVEKYLKGSDLQIENADKKIRYLLTTVERGSLDETVPPIVSSTVRSLAENASDFLVAPLFYFLILGVPGAVAYRVANTLDGMLGHRGQYEYLGKFAAIFDDVVNFIPARLTAFFFITAAWLTGLNSKKAWHITMRDHAKTESPNGGWPMAAAAGALEVRLDRNAHYALGDADLPLAPGVIGHAVHLFWFMAATDIALSASVLWLAFYVF; the protein is encoded by the coding sequence GTGAGTTACGACATCTGGATTCTCTTAGGTGCGGTGCTGTTAGACTTGGTGATTGCCGAACCCCCGGCAGCCGTCCACCTCACCGTCTGGATCGGGCGAGCGATCTCTGTCGTAGAAAAGATCGGGCTTGGGATCAAGAACCACACCCTGCAATTCGTTTTTGGCATGTTTGCTTCCCTTATCCTGATCGCCTTTTTTGGTGGCATCACCTATTGGCTCTTGAGCTTGTTGAAAGGTTTAAATATCGTCCTTTATCTCCTAATCGGGGTAATCATCCTGAAGCCGACATTCTGCCTTAAATTCAATGGCCAGATGTCGCTGTTAGTGGAAAAATATCTCAAGGGTAGCGACTTACAGATTGAGAACGCCGACAAGAAGATCCGCTATCTGCTTACCACGGTTGAACGAGGATCGCTTGATGAAACAGTCCCACCAATCGTGTCTTCGACCGTCAGATCCCTGGCCGAGAATGCATCGGATTTTTTGGTTGCTCCCTTATTCTATTTTCTCATCCTTGGAGTGCCCGGCGCCGTGGCCTACCGGGTAGCCAATACCCTTGACGGCATGCTGGGCCACCGGGGGCAGTACGAATACCTTGGAAAATTCGCCGCCATTTTCGATGACGTCGTTAACTTTATCCCGGCCAGGCTGACTGCATTCTTCTTTATCACCGCAGCCTGGCTTACCGGTCTGAACTCGAAAAAGGCCTGGCACATTACGATGCGGGACCACGCTAAAACCGAAAGCCCGAACGGGGGTTGGCCGATGGCGGCTGCTGCCGGTGCCCTTGAGGTCAGACTCGATCGAAACGCCCACTACGCCCTGGGAGATGCCGATCTGCCCCTGGCCCCAGGTGTAATCGGTCATGCGGTGCATCTCTTCTGGTTCATGGCCGCCACCGATATCGCACTCAGTGCAAGTGTCCTCTGGCTGGCATTTTACGTATTTTAA